GGGTCATAAGGCAGGTAGCCATTTTAGACAAGCTGAGCCTTTTCCCAGCCCAGAGCATGCTGTGATCAGGCACTACGGGGAAATCTGCTGGCTGCACACCACGGCCCAAGACGATTTCTCAGGGCTCTCCACAGGGCTGAGGCCCCAGGCCTGCTTTAGGGCACGGTAGTGGGGGTCTGGCCCAGCCACGCTCCAGCCACAGAGGCTGGTCCACaggcccctgccccaggcagccagcctgcagctaTGCCCCTCCATGCACACCCACCCCACAGGCCCGCTCCCCCAGCACAACCCACGACACGTTTCCTCCAtcagctcctcttcctcatccctgcACCCACACACTACCTCCCCAGTCCTTCCTCAGCACAGAGATCCTCGCTGCGGCAAGAGGTGCAGCCCACACTCTCCTCTACCAGCCACCCCCCGATGCACCCCATTGTCCCCCAGCACACCCCACTCCCTACCCACACACCTCCCCACGCTACACTCCCCCATCAACCCCCCACGCACCCAGCTCCCCCCGAACAGCCCTGCTGCATGCTGCGCTCTCCCTCCCCACGCACCCTGCTCCCTCACCCACAAATCACACCCATGCGCCCAGCTCTCCCCATCAGCCCCCCACTTTCTCCGATGCATGCCACTCCCACGCACAagccccacacacacaccccgacCCCCCATATACCCTGCACCCTCCCAACGCACCCCCGCCCTCTCCACAACCCCCCATGCACCCTTCTACCCCCTTCCCATGCAAACCCCACCCCGCACGCACCCAGCTCCTCCACCCCACGCTAACATCACCCCACTCTTTCTCTCATACAaagcctccccctccccccacgcAAACCCCATCCCGCACACACCCGCTCCTGCACCCCACGCAGacgacccccccccccccccccccagcgcaTCCCCCATCCCTCGATGCGCCCCCCACGCTCACCCGCCGCCGCACCCGCTCCGCGGCGCCGCGCTCCCACCCGGGGTTTTTATCCGGCCACAGGCGCAAACAAGCGCCGCTGCTGATTGGCCGCCGCCTCAACCAATGAACGTGCGCGCCGCTACCGCCGGGGCACGTGCCGGATCGCGCGCCACCCGGTACCCCCCCGATACCCTCCCCGGTACCTCCCCCCAGTATCCGCCCGGTATCCTCCCCGGTACAGCCCCCGGTGCCTCCCCCCAGTACCCGCCCGGTATCCTCCCGGTATCCTCCCCTGTacagcgcccccccccccccccccccgatacCTCCTCCCAGTACCCTCCCCCGTACCCTCCCCCCGGTATCCTCCCTGGTCCAGCTCCCCAGGTACCCACCCGGTACCCACCCGGTATCCTCCCCAGTACAGACCCCCGGTATCCGCCCGGTACCCCCGGCACCGAGCTGCCCCTGGGCTCCCCCGGGACGGCCACACGTACCCGGACACAACCACCGTTGTTGAGCCCGCAGCGGCACTCCCGGGGCTGGGCGCGGGGCAGAccgggaggggagcggggcggggggggcgacACCCTCCGCGAGGCCCGTGAAACGCaccgggggggcggcggccggccTCGCAGGGGCGCGGGGGATGAACGGGACGCCGGCGGCGGCCGGAGGCGCTCCCGGGCGCGGAGCGGGCTGGGGCCCTGGCGGGCCGCCCTCCCCCTCCCGGCACGGCGGGGACAGCAGGAAACTCCCTGCGGGGTTTGGTACCGGCTGCTGCCGGTCCCCGCCGGCGCCGAGCGGCAGCGGGGAGAGCCGCACCGCGCTCGCCACGGGACCGCTGCGGCTCGCGTAGCCCCGGCCGAGCACACGGAGCCATTTCGGTAACGGCACCCGCGTTATTTCTCATCCACCACGGTTACAGGCACCGGGTCCGCCCTGCAAAGCCTACCCATCCCGCTCCCCGGCGGCGGAGGGAGCCGGGAAAGTGCCCCTCTCCCGTTAAAAGACCATTTGGGAGCAAGCATCCGACACACAGCCTGGGCTGCCACCCCCAGCACGGCTGGGCAGGGGGTAAGGGCCCTCCCGGCACCCCGGGCAGGGGGTAACAGCCCTCCCGGCACCCCGGCCCACCAGCACAGTCAGCTGTTCCCTGAAATAACAGTGAAATCACTGCAAGCTGCCAGAGTGGCTGTGTGTCGAGCTCACCAGAGCCCTGACCACTTTTTGCATTCAATTATTTCTCAACGTGTTCCTCTGCAGAATTTCTTGTCCTGCCATAAAGCCATCGCTCGTCAGCGAGGTCCTGGGCCAGAGGAGGTGGCTGCATATCCCTGGAAATCATTGcaggtttatttttagtttctcagaCAAAGGAGGTAAAAACTGTGCTGGTGACAGATAAACATCGCTGAGTGGCTCAGCAGAAGCTGAGGGCCCTCACGGGTGGATGTGTACCCACTGCTGCATCCCTGAGGAAGGGGCAGACTGTGACGGGTGGGAAGAGGAAACTCCTCAGCCTCAGCTGTGGGACAAGGGCCAAATGTTGCAACAGCTGGAAAATGGATTTAagccaaagcaaacaaatgaggggaaaaaagtgcaaagaaaacaaggcagCCTGGATCGGTGCAGTGTTTTCAGCAGAGGTAGAGGAAGGCTGAGACAGCACGAGGCCCCAGGAGAACTCAGCACCCAGACCCGGTCACTGTGTCCAAGAAACATGAACTGTGACAGAAAGGAGCATGAGGAGGACACGGAGGCTGTCTGGGGACACGGGAACCCTTTGCTACAGCGAGAGCACGAGGGGATCTGGTTTTCCTATCctagaaggagaaaagaagctATCAGGTGATCCGCTGACATCTATAAATACACCCGGGGACTGAGTAAACatcatggagagaaaaaaaataaagcgAAGCTGAAGAACAGCACTGGCACAAAGACACATTTATAGAAACTGGCTGGGAATGAGTTCGGCTGGACAGAGCCATTGGGGTAAACAAGGTGGTCCTCTTCAAAGGCAGAGCTCGGGCAGTCTGGGAAAGGAGATTACAGGGCTGTGGCGGTGGGGGACAGACCCCCATGGCCATGTGAGACAGATTGAGCCTCTGTTCCTACCTCCTCGAGGCTGAGCTGCCCCAGCAGAGAGCATCTTCGCTTGGGGACAGGATCTGCAGAGGAACCGCTTCCCACCTACTGGCTTCAAACCATTGCAGTGAGATTTGGAAAGTCAGAGATCCAGCATGGGAAGACATTAACCCTTCCCTCACCTGCTGGCTCTGGCTTGCAAACCTCCTGCATCCAGTACTAAAACCACGGCAAAGCCAGATGAAGCATCCCTAGCAAGAAGACACCAGCGCAACCAGGCTGCAGGCATGTGCATGGGCAGCCACACGCTGCAAATCCACCGCTTGCTATCCTTGCACAGCCCAGACAGGGTGAAGATGCTTCATCTTCAAGCAGTGAAAACATCCTGCCTTGCAGCTCAGCCCCTGAACATGAAAGGCTCTTGCAGCGCCAGCAGCAGCGTTTTCTCAAAGCTGGGTGCTTGTTTCAATGTCAGGGAAGGCTGTCAGCTATTTACATGCCGTACCCAGGGCGAACTGGCTCACGTGATGCTCACTTCTGGCACAGCGCTGCTCAGCTCACAGGCTGAAAATATCCAAccaattaggaaaaaatggctgcttataaataaaatgtgggGCTGTCCCTGCCACTGTAATAAAATagcatcaaaacaaaaactagCCTGTGCAGAACAGAGTTccggccaggctgctgctcaggtCTCGCCAGGATGAGCATTTTTATTGGTATACCAGAGTATTTGGTGTTATAATCACGGCAGTGGGTGATACCACTGCAGGGAAGAGTGCTGCATGCTGGCTGCAAAACTGGAAGCCTCACCCATGTGGGACTGTGGGGATTCAGTGCCCTGTACTGCAGAGAAGCACCCAccaaaagcaaaagggaaaaagcaaaacccactcTGTTTTTTGAAACACtccaaaccctaaacctcaAAGCAGGAGTGCCAGACCAGAGGAAGAATCCACATGGAGCTCCATACAAGACATGTGAGATGCAGGCTGCAACATAGGTGCTCCAGATCCTCACAGCCCACATACATTTCCTCTGCCCTCTTGTCTCTGGCCCTGCTCTGGGCTCAGCTCTGTGAGAGTTCAGAATTCAACAgaaccagaaaataatttaaaaaaacccaccaacctgAAAGCCTAAAGCTGCTGACAGTTTCCACACTTTGGAGACTATTTCTAGCTGTGTGTTTGATTCAGAGGGCAGCTGGGAAACCCAGCTCCTGTAGgaattttttatcttttaattttcattcagaGGCTTTCATGCCACatgaagtaacagaaaaatatacaagAAACTTCTACCACTTAGATACATCTAAATCCAGTTTATGCTGCAAATCCTCTTTGGCATCTCAACCGCcttgcacaggcagcagagcccttgTGCCAGTCTCGCCCGTGCTGTCCGAGGtcctctggctgtgctggacatgctgcagcacttTCATGGCATCTCAGCCACCCATGGTGACACGTTGCTGCAACAGGAATGAGGCGTGGGAGATGGCAGGAGCTTAGGGCACCTGTGGAAATGCCATGTTCCCTGCAGCTTTCATCCTTATCAGATCGGCACAACGCCAGGTGCACAGGTTGATGGTCATGGCACAGCTGCCACGTTTGCTCTTGCACAACTGCAGTTTGGTATTGCGTGGAGTTTAAAAGGCTGTTGACAAaccctgtgctgtgccatgagTCTTTTTACGCATGTACGTAGAAACGAAGGCAGCCAGAGCCTGCCACAAAAGCCAGAGCCACACAGATAAACCCCTGCAGACCCAGATACCCTTTGAGATAAgcagttaaaatacatttttgctgaAGCTGATTGTGATAGCCCATcatctctccccagcccagctccacaaAATAATCCCCTCCAGCGAGAAGCACCTTTACAGCAAGAGACTCTGAGCAGCATTACCAGAGCTAGGACAGGGAAAGGTGAAAACCCATGGGGCGAAACTGGTTTTTGCCCGTGTGGTTCCCAGCTGAGCACCCAGCAGCCCCGCTCCCTTTTATGAGGACTAGAAGGTGCCACCACTGTGTCCAGAGCATCGCTGTCCCTCCAGGCTGTGGCAGACACAAAATGGGGCACATagggcagaggagagcagaaacCAGCCCTGAAACACCGCGACGGCGTGgggctgccactgctgcagctcttggcATCACCCATCCCACCGGTTGTGCCGGCCAGTGAGGGTCCACACCAGCAACTTGGTGCAGAGGAAGAGGGGTCAGTGGGAAGGCTTGATGCTTTCCAGTTCACAGCTCCGAGGGGAACATTGGCTCCTGCCACGCTTGGGTCAGAGGAGCCTCCTGTGCTCCCATGGCCCCGGCCCAGGCGATGGTGGCTCAggtggctgcaggggtggccagcagctccttggtggggctggggggcgagTCGCCACCGCTGCTGGtcacattttcatattttggcTCTTCCTTTGACGCAACCTGTCCCTTTGTTTCAAAGCTGAGTAGCTcagggcttttgcctctctctGTGGCACCTGCAGCATCGTGGGCCCCATCCTGGGCGCCTGTGCTTTTTGGCAAGGGAGACGTGAGAAGGAAGGACTGTCTcttcccagggagctgctggtgcttgCCAGGGGATGGCTCAGTGGGAGCCCCCACGACACTCTCCCTCTGCTTGCAGCTACTCACCGAGTCTCTGCATTGCGCcagggcccggcggggcggctTCTGGATTGCCTCGACGCTCCTCCTCACCTTGGGCTCCTCCTTTGCAGCCCACTTGCCCCTCTGCAAGCTGCCCAGCCGCTTGAGCACAGCCTGGACCGGTCCCTCGCCACCCCCCCTCTGCCTTGGGGTCCTGCCCAGCCGTTCCCACCATCATGTAGATGGTGGTGACATTGggctccttccccttcctctcccagctgctggatTTTGCAGCTGCTTCAAGTGCTTCCACTCTCTGGGCCACGTGCCTGGTGCCAGAGATCACCCGCCGGCGTCCCCCCGGGGTGGCCCGGGGTGATGGCCGGTGGCTTTCCTCCCCCTTGTTGAGGGGCTCGGGGCTCTCATAGCAATCGCTGGCTGGTTGTTCAGTGGGGGGCTCAGCTGCTGTGTCCCCTGGTGGTGTGGACAGCTTGGATGGGCCCCACGGGGACTTGGGCTTCcgcccagggctgggggtctcCGCTGCCCCAAATTTTGTCCCCTCGGCAAAGGACACGGAAGGCCGCTTGGCCTTGGCGATGCTGGAGGTGCGAGGGATGGCAAAGGGCTGTGAGACATCCTCAGAGTCAAAGGCAGATGGGTCTGGGAGTGCCTCACCGGCAGGAGACACCCCATCCTGCAGCTCGGCCCCCCCCAGCAGTGGGATGCCTGCAGGATGAAAGCAATGAGAGtcagggctgcccagggacacaCTCAGGGACATTAGGACAGGGGCTGATGCAACAGGATTGTCCTTGGGAGCATTTCCCCAGGGAGGAGGTTGTGAAATGGGGCTGCCTGCACCAGGCACATCCCATCACACGAAGCCAAGCATGGCCCCAGTGTGTCCTTGCAGACAGGAAAATGGGGGCATGGAAATAAatgctgcctgtgctcagcaccTGTCCCTGGGGCGCCCAGGGTTGGTAACAGGGCAGGATGGGACCCCGAGCAGCCCAGAAGGGCTGGGGGTagctgggggcaggaggagcagccaTGGACATCACCTTCTCTGGGAGGGACGGAGTACTCTGGTCCCTCGTTGTCAGTGTcgaaggaggagaaggagctgTCTGAAACCCACGCAGCCGACGGCGGCTCAATGAAGCTGGGGTTGAAAGGGATTTCTGTGTCGTGGTGGGAAACTGGGAAGGAGAAGACACACAGCTGAGCTCGGGCACCCCAGGGgacctggggctggggtggaaAAGCAACGCCTGCCCCGAGCCGTGCAGCGGGGTGAGGGGGGTTCCaggcttcccccccccaaacagTGATGATGCAGAGAGCACAGGGTGGGGGTGACACCCTGGAAGGGctgtcagcagctctgctgtttttACCTGTGACTTTGGGAAGTTTATAGCCCCCCAGGGAAAAGCAAGGCATCATAGCGCTGAGGTTCGCCAGCACCCCATGCACGTGGTGCTTCATCCTGGCCACAACGTCGTCATCTGGCACGGCCGCTCTGCACAGAGGAGACGGACATCAAAGGACATGGGAGATGGGGTTTTGCATCAAAGgttgcaaaatataaaaaaatacctgtctCTAGCATCTGCTGGGCTGGCTCCGCAGCAACAGCAGGcgatgcaaagcagcagcagcaggagagggacaAGGATGGCGGCTGCAAGGGCTCCATGGTCCTTAAGACCTGTGTGGAGAAGATAGGTTGAGTCCAGCATGTCCTGCAGCTGCCAagcccacagagctgccccGCACAGGGTGTGTGGGAGCTGGCAACTCATGGTGGGACCAGGGGGCACCAGGAGGGATGGGGCTGCATCGCAGCCccctggcaccttccccagctaGGACGTTACAGTCCCTTGCCCAGTGCCGAGGAGTAAACTTGAGGTTGCTCTTACTCAACACACAATCACCCCGCACAGGGTGGCAGGTCCCCCGGGAGCACTGGCAGGGTGAGGAACAGTTCACTCCAAAATACCCCTCCAGACAGGTGTCATTGCagctggaagagagaggaaaggaaggaaatgccccccagggagagcaggaccccagccctgccccgctcccAACATTACCTGGCTCCCCAGTAGCCTGCCTGGCAGATGCAAGCTCCTGACACGGGGGTCGCAGCTCCCTGCAACACACTCGGGGCAGAGGAGCTGGCATCCGTCACCGAAGGTGCCTGCGGGGCAGGAGCTGTTGCAGCTGCCAAGACAGAGAGCGAAGCATCAGCCCGCTGTGCCCCAGAGCAGGGACCCCTCGCTAGGACCGGTGGCCTGATCCTGGGCATACCTGGGTCccatccagccagggtcacaGTGCAGGCAGGACCCGGTCTCCGGGTCGCAGGCCTCCCCGCGCTGGCAGCGGGGACACGGCTGGAGGCAGCCCTCGCCGTGGAAGCCGGGAGCGCAGGGTTCCTTGCAGAGGGTCCCATTCCAGCCGGGCTGGCAGGCCAGGCAGAAGCCGTCCACAGGTGAGCACGGCTGGCTGCGCTTGCAGCTCCCGCAGCTGCatgggcagaggggctgtgaGGCCTCGacgcccagccccagcccccccccccccccccccaaatgcaGGTTTCACCCCACACCAGCACTGAGCATCAGTTTGGACCACAGAGAAACACCCTATAGTGCCTAACGCTCTGTAGTAGCAAGAGGGTAGGAGGCAAGTAGGGAGAGATGCCACTTCATTACCCTGGGGAGCAGGACCAAAGATGACCAGGTTTAGAACGACACCAGCGCTTTCTGCTGGCATTAGATGTTTCTTTTGGGGCAACACTGATGCTGTAGCCAAGCAGGGATGCTCGAACCCCCCAGGATAGGTCTCCCTGGCCAACCAAAGGAACAGACAGGACCGCGATGACTTTACCCCCCCAAGGTCTGGCTGTGGCCCCGGGTTCCCACTGGACACCCCACCGCTGCCCCCAGCTCACCTGTGCACGCACTGAGCCCCATATTTCCCAGCAGGACAGGGTTCccggcagctcctgccctgccagccagggctgcagctgcagtgcccGCTGACGGGACTGCAGGAGCCGTGCAAACAGTCGCAGCGCCGCTGGCACGCCGGCCCCCAAAACCCAGCCTTGCATTCGCACTTGCCCGTCTCCTGGGCACAGGGCGAGATGTTGCAGGAGCATTTGAAgctgcacctcctgccccaccagcctggctggcagTGGCAGTGGCCGGTCAGCGGGTCGCAGTGGGAGCTGGTGGGGTTGCACTGACATTGCTTCTTGCAGGTGGGTGCCCACCAGCCTGGCTCGCAGCGGCAGGCACCGGTGAGGGGGTCGCAGCGGCCGTGGGGGCCACACTGGCAGGGGAACTGGCAGAGCTCTCCCCAGTGGTTGGGGTCGCAGGTGCAGCGCCCGCTCACCGGGTCACAGCGCCCATTGCGGTGGCACGGGCAGCTCCGCTTGCAGTCGGGGCCCCAGTATTGCTCAGGGCAGCCTGCGAAGGGAAGGAGATGGCAAGGATGGGGGGTCGCGGGGAAGCCTGGCAGCCCCCCGACCATCCAGGCTGCCAAATGGGGTGGCGAGGGCTGAGCCCTGAGGAAATACTCACGGGAACTGCAGTCTGCTCCGAAGAAGCCGGGTTTGCAGAAGCAAACCCCAGGTCTCACGCAGACCTCATCCACCCCGCAGGCATCCTCCCCCTCGCAcagtgctgtcagcagcagggcaggcatgTCAGTGCACGGCAGCACCCCCACCGGCGcgcaccccctgcccctgaCCACCTCCTGCCGAGACGGCCTTCCCGGGAACACCGCCATCCCGCttcctgccccatccctccGGCTGAGCCGCAGCACCGTTAGCCGCTTGCTCAGTGAGCGTTTGAGGGTCCCCGTGGTGCAGCGCCCCATTGCCACCGCTCGAGGAGAGCTGTAGGGCCGCTCCCCAACACCCAGCGCCATGGAGGAGCCACAGCCGAGAGCAAGGACTGAGCTTTGGCCTTCGTCACCATCCATCACTCACCGGCCGTGCACTCCTGCCCTTCCTGCTTCCAGCCGGGGCAGCACGCTGGGCCGCTGGGGAGCCTGCGGGAGAGACCCAGGGGCCgtcagccagggcagggggtgctggggccagcGTGGGTTTGCGGGAGGCATCGCAGCTTCGGCTAAAGCGAAGCAAATGCGGGCGCTCACCCCAGCTgggcccagcagcagggagggggtgCGGTGCCGCGGGCATTGCTCCGGAAGGAAACCAgcaaaatagaaggaaatttaAGAGGCTGCAGCCCAAgcaggcagtggggctgggcggTGGGACAGGCCTGCCCAGCTCCACCGCTTCGGAGCCCATGCCCAGTCCCCGATGCTCCGGGAGCGGCTCAAACCTTTGCCAGCAACTCAAAAAAAACAGGCACCAAAGCGAAGGCAACTAAAGGTGCTGCCATCGATGGCAAGACCAACAGGAGAGGCAGCGtagcagcaaagcagaggggACACTGGCTCCAGAAGCCCTTCGGGGTGTGCTATGCCTAAATTTCCCACCTGATGTGCGATGAAACTTTTGCCAACACTCTCACATCTCCCCGCTGCCCTGTGCATTGGGAGCATGTGAGAAATAACTCCAAGAAGGAGTCTTGGTGCCCCAAATGCCCATGCACACACCTCAACCACGctccccagcatcaccccagcCTCTGCACCCACACAATGCCAGGCTGCAGATCTCTGTCCACGGAAGGATGGGCGGACAATGAccccctggggctgctgggaggcCCCAGGAGATGGAGGGGCCCGAGTGGGGATCCCCGTGGCACATACCTGCAGACGTTCCTGCCGTCGGGGTCAAGCTCCTGGGCAGAGCTctgcacccacagccacagctggaggcagaggatgGGCCGGGTGCTCCCCATCCCGACAGGGCACAAGGGCCCAAGTCCCAGcggctccccagccctgcactggcGTCCGTCTGTCCCGtccgtcccgtcccgtccctcCCGTGGTCAGCCTCTTCCTCCCACCAGCCTTGGGTTTCTTCCTGAGGAAACGCGGGAGGAGGCGCCCTGATCCAGACGTCAGGGAtgcagtggggagggggaggcagggaatgCCACCACATGGGCTATTTGTGGCCCTTGCTGCCACCCTAGCAGCAGAAAAGAGCATCCAGGGCCTCGGCGCAGCCACGCAGGGGCTGGTGCCTGCCTGAACATCACCCACAGTCATCCCGCTCCCCCGGTGCCCATTCTCCATCACCCCCAAAGCTGTTTTAGCCAACGTCCCCCAACCCACATGAGGTGTCcactgcctctccctgccctgacCGCCATGAGCCACCCTACAGCGCTGCCAACCCCGGGCAGGGGCTGAAAGGTGGGGTCCCTACATCCCCCACAGGGACACAGCGTGCTCCACGCTGGCTTTTGAACCACTGCTGGCCACTGTCCCACCTCACTGTCTCCCCAGGAGCTTTGTGTCAGCAGATGCACAGGAAACACCTTTTTCCTACCCAAGGCCAGCTCAGCCAGGGGGGCCCGGACTGGAAGCACACTGCTCCCCCCACCATGCAGGACTTAACCCCTCCGTGCCCAGCGCTGCAGCATTGCAACCCTGTAGCCCCGCTCCCCATCACAGCTGACCCACTGGAAGGGGCTCGGGGGGGCTGATGGAGCgcagccagccacagcccttTGCAGCGGCGCACAAAAAGCAGCGGCTGCGCTGGAGAACTGTGGCCGAAGCCCAGCAGCATcacccagcccttcccaggcaaGGAGAGCGAGGAGGCTGCAGCGGGTACCTTGGAGGAGAAATGAGACTGATTTATTTCTGACTCCAGTTCCAAAGCTAGAAAATACCTGACCCAAGGGGCCCGACTCACCCCCGTGAACACGAGGACTGTTCCACTCTCCAGTTCCCAGTAATCACAGGA
This genomic interval from Falco peregrinus isolate bFalPer1 chromosome 2, bFalPer1.pri, whole genome shotgun sequence contains the following:
- the SCARF1 gene encoding LOW QUALITY PROTEIN: scavenger receptor class F member 1 (The sequence of the model RefSeq protein was modified relative to this genomic sequence to represent the inferred CDS: deleted 2 bases in 2 codons), producing the protein MGSTRPILCLQLWLWVQSSAQELDPDGRNVCRLPSGPACCPGWKQEGQECTAALCEGEDACGVDEVCVRPGVCFCKPGFFGADCSSRCPEQYWGPDCKRSCPCHRNGRCDPVSGRCTCDPNHWGELCQFPCQCGPHGRCDPLTGACRCEPGWWAPTCKKQCQCNPTSSHCDPLTGHCHCQPGWWGRRCSFKCSCNISPCAQETGKCECKAGFWGPACQRRCDCLHGSCSPVSGHCSCSPGWQGRSCREPCPAGKYGAQCVHSCGSCKRSQPCSPVDGFCLACQPGWNGTLCKEPCAPGFHGEGCLQPCPRCQRGEACDPETGSCLHCDPGWMGPSCNSSCPAGTFGDGCQLLCPECVAGSCDPVSGACICQAGYWGASCNDTCLEGYFGVNCSSPCQCSRGTCHPVRGDCVLSLKDHGALAAAILVPLLLLLLCIACCCCGASPADARDRAAVPDDDVVARMKHHVHGVLANLSAMMPCFSLGGYKLPKVTVSHHDTEIPFNPSFIEPPSAAWVSDSSFSSFDTDNEGPEYSVPPREGIPLLGGAELQDGVSPAGEALPDPSAFDSEDVSQPFAIPRTSSIAKAKRPSVSFAEGTKFGAAETPSPGRKPKSPWGPSKLSTPPGDTAAEPPTEQPASDCYESPEPLNKGEESHRPSPRATPGGRRRVISGTRHVAQRVEALEAAAKSSSWERKGKEPNVTTIYMMVGTAGQDPKAEGGGEGPVQAVLKRLGSLQRGKWAAKEEPKVRRSVEAIQKPPRRALAQCRDSVSSCKQRESVVGAPTEPSPGKHQQLPGKRQSFLLTSPLPKSTGAQDGAHDAAGATERGKSPELLSFETKGQVASKEEPKYENVTSSGGDSPPSPTKELLATPAAT